A window from Gemmatimonadota bacterium encodes these proteins:
- a CDS encoding efflux RND transporter periplasmic adaptor subunit, translating to MIDSADLSKLRIRRGEPRPGRTLAVPPRRLGAIALLLAVAAVGAFILTREPVLEVRVVRAEAAPSGAGAAGGLTANGYIVARTKASVSSKVPGRLAYLGVDEGDRVRAGQVIARLEAAEYEAAIQRADAEVLTAEAARMEAEARLVQARRELERARALHAEALVSVQAVQDAETGVAAAEAQLRAAEARIAAAQAGRAAAVANLESTLIRAPFDGTVLRKDAELGEVVAPAVAGGGLTRGAVVTMADLSTLEVEVDVNEAYIAQVRHGQPARIILDAYPGEEFPGHVRQVVPTADRQRATVLVRVAMDSRDPRILSEMGARVVFSEEAAPAAAGQAAARAPLFVPDSAVTLRGGRDVVWLVDGGRARLTEVDAGPVSAGRREIRRGLSGGELLIVNPPLTLADGARVRVVAAGS from the coding sequence GTGATCGACTCTGCCGATCTCTCCAAGCTGCGCATCCGCCGCGGCGAGCCGCGCCCGGGCCGGACCCTGGCCGTCCCACCCCGGCGTCTGGGCGCGATCGCCCTGTTGCTGGCCGTCGCGGCAGTGGGCGCCTTCATTCTCACCCGCGAGCCAGTGCTCGAGGTGCGCGTGGTGCGTGCGGAGGCCGCGCCGAGCGGCGCGGGTGCGGCGGGCGGCCTGACCGCCAACGGCTACATCGTAGCGCGCACCAAGGCGTCCGTTTCCTCGAAGGTCCCCGGGCGGCTGGCCTATCTGGGCGTGGACGAGGGCGACCGGGTACGTGCGGGGCAGGTCATTGCGCGGCTCGAGGCGGCGGAGTACGAGGCTGCCATCCAGCGCGCGGACGCAGAAGTGCTCACGGCGGAGGCGGCGCGGATGGAGGCTGAGGCCCGCCTGGTGCAGGCGCGCCGCGAGCTCGAGCGGGCGCGGGCGCTTCACGCGGAGGCGCTGGTCTCGGTGCAGGCGGTACAGGACGCCGAAACCGGGGTGGCGGCGGCGGAGGCGCAACTCCGCGCGGCGGAGGCGCGCATTGCCGCGGCCCAGGCGGGGCGGGCAGCGGCCGTCGCCAACCTCGAGAGCACGCTGATTCGCGCGCCCTTCGACGGCACGGTGCTGCGTAAGGATGCGGAGTTGGGCGAGGTGGTGGCGCCAGCAGTGGCGGGCGGCGGCCTCACCCGCGGCGCCGTGGTCACCATGGCGGACCTCTCGACGCTCGAGGTGGAGGTCGACGTCAACGAAGCCTACATCGCCCAGGTCCGGCACGGCCAGCCGGCGCGCATCATCCTGGATGCGTACCCCGGCGAGGAGTTTCCCGGCCACGTGCGCCAGGTAGTGCCCACCGCGGACCGCCAGCGGGCTACTGTGCTGGTGCGCGTGGCCATGGACAGCCGCGACCCGCGCATCCTCTCCGAGATGGGCGCCCGCGTGGTGTTCAGCGAGGAGGCGGCACCCGCCGCGGCCGGCCAGGCGGCGGCCCGGGCGCCGCTCTTCGTGCCCGACTCGGCCGTGACGCTGCGCGGCGGCCGCGACGTCGTCTGGCTGGTCGACGGCGGCCGGGCCCGCCTCACCGAGGTGGACGCCGGGCCCGTCTCCGCCGGGCGCCGCGAGATCCGCCGCGGCCTCTCCGGCGGCGAGCTGCTCATCGTCAACCCACCCCTGACCCTGGCCGACGGCGCCCGCGTGCGCGTCGTCGCCGCCGGCTCCTGA
- a CDS encoding ABC transporter ATP-binding protein, translated as MPIAEVNAVSKVYRRDSQEIPVLEGLDLTIEEAEFLSLMGPSGSGKTTLLNLLAGLDRPTSGSVVVAGEDITRLRPRDLAAWRARHIGFIFQLYNLIPVLTALQNVELPLLLTELGRKERREHALTALRIVGLEDRLDHYPRQLSGGQEQRVGIARAIVTDPTLILADEPTGDLDARAAGEILELLRRLHQEFHKTIVLVTHDPHAAARAGRTLHLEKGVLQETAAAGGAG; from the coding sequence ATGCCGATTGCCGAGGTGAACGCGGTCTCGAAGGTCTACCGGCGGGACAGCCAGGAGATCCCCGTGCTGGAGGGCCTCGACCTGACCATCGAGGAGGCTGAGTTCCTCTCGCTCATGGGCCCGTCCGGCAGTGGCAAGACCACGCTGCTCAATCTGCTGGCCGGCCTGGACCGCCCCACCTCGGGGTCGGTCGTGGTAGCCGGCGAGGACATTACTCGCCTGCGGCCGCGGGATCTGGCCGCGTGGCGCGCGCGCCACATCGGCTTCATCTTCCAGCTCTACAACCTCATCCCGGTGCTCACTGCGCTCCAGAACGTCGAGCTGCCGCTGCTGCTGACCGAGCTGGGCCGGAAGGAGCGCCGCGAGCACGCGCTCACCGCGCTGCGCATTGTGGGGCTCGAGGACCGGCTCGATCATTACCCGCGCCAGCTGTCGGGCGGCCAGGAGCAGCGCGTGGGCATTGCCCGGGCCATTGTTACGGACCCCACGCTGATCCTGGCCGACGAGCCGACGGGCGACCTGGACGCCCGTGCTGCTGGGGAGATCCTCGAGCTGCTCCGGCGGCTGCACCAGGAGTTTCACAAGACCATTGTCCTGGTCACGCACGACCCGCACGCCGCGGCGCGTGCCGGTCGGACGCTCCACCTGGAGAAGGGGGTGCTCCAGGAGACGGCGGCGGCTGGAGGCGCAGGGTGA